In Nerophis ophidion isolate RoL-2023_Sa linkage group LG02, RoL_Noph_v1.0, whole genome shotgun sequence, one DNA window encodes the following:
- the LOC133544463 gene encoding PAK4-inhibitor inka2-like, producing the protein MPCLRDSGDCLRENMHYMMRSLQDLKQLRRTCPAACRPPCPPVPPVSVLSAVPHAVCRPRELRSRLRMSSASTASTYDSACCLASPLEEEDEDEDQDDAARSRLGLNSPSSRKSLDCDSGYSEASWRDEGVVLRRTRNVRVSSSACVRTNRAPSGRVRPKSTSDVCLERWTPFDDPEDWANALLTRGRNRQPLVLGDNSFADLVQNWMDLPECPEASEPKAKPRRRLGRSLLVNVRRKLAGLSRSVEERVRMRTTDSPVSRDASKRLSCPVVAAETKAPFFHQSHSAIHQLDTDFYQFAALMKTGSRQPIICKDIIGYV; encoded by the coding sequence CCTTGCCTGCGCGACTCAGGCGACTGTTTGCGGGAGAACATGCACTACATGATGAGGTCCCTCCAAGACCTGAAGCAGCTGAGGAGGACGTGTCCCGCAGCCTGCAGACCGccgtgtcctcctgtccctcctgTCAGCGTCCTGTCGGCGGTCCCTCACGCCGTGTGTCGGCCCAGAGAGCTGCGGTCCCGCCTCCGCATGTCCAGCGCCAGCACGGCCAGCACCTACGACTCGGCCTGCTGCCTCGCCAGCCCCCTGGAGGAGGAAGACGAGGACGAGGACCAGGACGACGCGGCCAGGAGTCGTCTCGGCTTGAACTCGCCCAGCAGCCGCAAGAGCTTGGACTGTGATTCCGGCTACTCCGAGGCCTCGTGGCGAGACGAGGGCGTGGTGCTGAGGAGGACGAGGAACGTGCGGGTGTCGTCCTCGGCGTGCGTCCGCACCAACAGAGCGCCGAGCGGACGCGTTCGCCCAAAATCCACCTCAGACGTCTGCCTGGAGCGATGGACGCCCTTTGACGATCCAGAGGACTGGGCCAACGCGCTGTTGACCAGGGGACGCAACCGCCAACCTCTGGTCCTGGGCGACAACAGCTTCGCCGACCTGGTCCAGAACTGGATGGACCTCCCGGAATGTCCCGAGGCGTCCGAGCCAAAAGCGAAGCCGAGACGGCGACTGGGAAGGAGCCTCCTGGTCAACGTGAGGAGGAAACTGGCCGGACTGTCGAGGAGCGTGGAGGAGAGGGTGAGGATGAGGACTACGGACTCCCCTGTTAGCAGAGACGCGTCCAAACGTCTTTCGTGCCCCGTTGTCGCGGCGGAAACAAAAGCACCTTTTTTCCACCAGTCCCACTCTGCCATTCACCAACTGGACACAGACTTTTACCAATTTGCTGCCCTCATGAAGACGGGCAGCAGGCAGCCAATCATATGCAAGGACATTATTGGCTACGTCTGA